One window from the genome of Rhizoctonia solani chromosome 15, complete sequence encodes:
- a CDS encoding heat shock protein HSP60 family protein produces the protein MSRLPLSICWLVDSTLLSTLHLGPSTRMLLRTLKIAYDRFNQKSEQAYQQRETSDEDSDVGHPEQLDLNIPGKFQFGSSEPETICSDDDHSDSMNSDLIAQFEEVELGSEYGGESTEVKLFILYN, from the exons ATGTCTCGGCTGCCCCTGTCGATATGCTGGCTCGTTGATAGCACCCTCCTCTCAACACTACATCTCGGACCTAGTACCCGAATGCTGCTCCGTACTCTAAAA ATTGCATACGATAGATTCAATCAAAAGTCTGAACAGGCTTACCAGCAACGGGAAACCTCGGACGAGGACTCCGACGTCGGTCATCCAGAACAGTTAGACTTGAACATCCCAGGAAAATTCCAATTTGGTTCTTCGGAACCAGAAACTATATGTTCAGATGACGACCATTCAGACAGTATGAATAGCGATCTAATTGCCCAATTTGAGGAAGTAGAGCTTGGAAGCGAGTACGGGGGCGAGTCTACAGAGGTAAAACTCTTTATTCTTTATAATTAG
- a CDS encoding RNA-dependent RNA polymerase, whose amino-acid sequence MRQPALTNPWEELDREETLIRDRDCGASIDNSGGKIKQRMRLDIVKSDACINKWATRFALGFSTSHPGLIFLPEDIHLLHDEYTTGKSKSTAATHEILTDGCGFLNYTALKVIEQKMAWGRFPTCIQARIAASNMDKSRLRRVVSPDAQRAYGLLDFDDEDGEEEGTALAKWDAGPDPFSGQPASAQEQVLGWLQAGFLPTDKFVMEKYHETHVFKYPIQERLWPSITTSSGLGATLIIFSVKGSRSLASLLSGGDYDGDTVVLIWDEQITSQFRNAHKRDTVVLIWDEQITSQFRNAHKRFADPGPGFESRNLIKSKKLLKDIKTRADSEGQDITKELISALLEDIAPSQLGMYNIFYRNSVYLYGLDHPTTARLGHMFTQCLDSVKSGLKPKPEVLRADKQIWNKRQPDCFPSKTEEDGTYGSLLLFPDAEAAIGSFSKFFKMLQRMRLKVMRRSWGNARQMRNILST is encoded by the exons ATGCGACAACCAGCTCTGACAAACCCCTG GGAAGAACTAGACCGGGAAGAGACCTTAATACGGGACAGGGATTGTGGAGCATCGATTGATAATTCTGGCGGGAAAATCAAACAACGGATGCGACTTGATATCGTAAAATCTGATGCTT GCATTAACAAGTGGGCAACTCGCTTCGCGCTTGGATTTTCGACCTCCCATCCGGGATTGATATTTTTGCCTGAAGATATCCACTTATTACATGATGAAT ATACCACAGGCAAAAGCAAGTCAACAGCTGCAACTCACGAGATATTGACTGATGGGTGCGGATTCTTGAACTATACCGCCCTCAAGGTCATAGAACAGAAGATGGCCTGGGGACGATTTCCGACTTGCATTCAGGCACGGATTGCGG CCTCAAATATGGATAAG AGCAGACTTCGTCGAGTTGTATCACCTGATGCACAAAGAGCCTATGGTCTTTTGGACTTTGACGACGAAGAtggagaggaggaaggaACCGCGTTGGCAAAATGGGATGCAGGGCCTGATCCCTTCAGTGGGCAACCGGCGAGTGCTCAAGAGCAGGTTCTCGGGTGGCTACAAGCAGGATTTTTACCAACTGACAAGTTCGTCATGGAGAA GTATCACGAAACCCATGTATTCAAATATCCGATACAAGAAAG GTTATGGCCGTCAATAACTACGAGCTCTGGTCTCGGGGCTACTTTGATTATATTCTCTGTCAAGGGAAGCCGAAGCCTAGCAAGCCTCCTGAGCGGAGGTGACTACGATGG AGACACTGTTGTTCTAATATGGGATGAGCAAATCACCTCCCAGTTCCGGAATGCACATAAGAG AGACACTGTTGTTCTAATATGGGATGAGCAAATCACCTCCCAGTTCCGGAATGCACATAAGAGGTTTGCGGACCCGGGCCCGGGTTTCGAAAGCCGCAATCTCATTAAATCCAAAAAATTACTGAAAGATATCAAAACGCGGGCCGATTCTGAGGGGCAAGATATAACAAAAGAACTCATCTCGGCGTTACTAGAAGACATCGCGCCGAGTCAGCTCGGAATGTATAACATATTTTATCGCAACTCTGTCTATCTGTACGGACTGGACCATCCAACGACTGCGCGCCTAGGACACAT GTTCACACAATGCCTTGACTCGGTCAAATCGGGCTTGAAACCGAAGCCCGAAGTGCTCAGAGCTGATAAGCAAATTTGGAATAAAAGACAACCCGATTGCTTTCCTTCGAAAACTGAGGAGGATGGCACCTATGGAAGTCTACTACTCTTCCCCGACGCGGAAGCAGCAATAGGTTCATTCTCGAAGTTCTTCAAGATGTTGCAAAGAATGAGGTTGAAAGTTATGAGAAGAAGCTGGGGAAATGCGCGACAAATGCGAAATATCTTATCGACTTGA
- a CDS encoding heat shock protein HSP70 family protein — translation MSRSAAIANEAASHGLSAKSNFTITTGSEQIRATIARDGQLETFEKVEVSYGTIAKALHAYTHGILRPSHSSYFVIYSDGPQFVTHLPLCHFRLLAICFRFHLDEYIAFAKLGEELKSDMVFLKIFSQKIIVLNSTDVATEILDKRSAFHSDRPFIPWLQMHHFSDTQHIIGNDANSFSCKFIPITLIHANWFPWTRWKRTGKEWGVQQEKAKAMPYEWLKQQVANGSHQPSLLAPLVKDHEMLSNLTSSEKDELLKEVGIVLFAGGTDTVRSPNFVAAMILNPDVQEKAQRELDAVLGHTTLPEMSHKERLPYTRNLIEEVFRLYPLSHLQCPGAHFAEASIFMIVASLLTTFTFSRKRTEDGQEIVPQMEAERDSMMLELKPFDFEIRNVHNPPRANPVQDGEAKKNETEAEGKAPERKGPAVIGINFGNAYASIAVINNEGEPDCIANEDGERQIAAALSYFGLEEYIGNQAKPQLVKNSQNTITNFRNQLGKKPIYIGAYHRPRRPPAYKVTILTPAPPPSAAPTPKATPLPTRPASPIPQEKTLTAHDVSVLFLKSLLQSAVDFLGRPIEGAVLSRAAEEAGIKVLQLLDEAAAAALAYTDAPPVEDASHALKSDDKTTLVVDLGAASLSLTLLSSKQGLSCAVESLKDGRRFQRDFEPTTFRYVVDEVKKLLDSAGVDPILVDEVILVGGSAALPGLAERLEGLFGENTAIRSEIDPGQGVSAPVTSKILALVFAGDDSTETGSHLSPPEPLSQLDESSKVAVEQDEDDEEEPEEEEIRTRIVKKDSALGGGVVDIKGKKGAKLLVQAIVSAEGKVDSLNKIPRVYPFMLGYGGMGRIDLDAVANQPEATLGAETPPSSMSETLVEQVPEETDQVAMGVNSALVTSSVPQTLVPIQTTPIALLTSTPITFSVSVAVSATSTTTSSVPLAALITSSVAVSTSAPAPSSMVAAVTVLATSETTSSPFSPVSPSVVEIITSVSLVPSPSVTSATQALKQKYPYALYVAFGLVILILLCAICASIAWVLRRRRKRKEAENDLWIGSVLNDEPDGKDGYELEKGVDEGGPGMAGVGAVRREATYPPLTPPLLNTWHSQDTPMPNNRNSTSGALYGFTPAHVRQPWRHSSLLQRDPNGGLTLDTRGIGPEGRVSYPNPHAALASAAPSHYSYGREGPFAVTNLMPGDISSRASETSLGRQTSEASLTRLAPGLRNNDKGRPARPLGLPTGRLDDPNPWRRYEGVENRGGSMGTGNRVNDKGWGDALRSGIYSAVGRIVGVEETKLAETKEAKSAEQEKDRFTELVQRRYPRRERGANPKKALSDCDNARTGIYDGRSHGSSNSPESSALAQSGSSPDAIKSGDARPIDWLEREPGQHMIPDSRGWIVEEFPGGSMGKIHIIATGARDRILRRLGSNSSVATWTTVYSTDTDPVFSSESATTTRANTIATSRRDTISTRRSGCVGMNRSRELSTTSSDWDTMNMAKALEMSLAGRPRDNERRH, via the exons ATGTCTCGCTCAGCTGCAATCGCAAATGAAGCCGCTTCACACGGGCTGTCAGCCAAGAGCAACTTTACGATCACAACTGGATCAGAACAAATCCGCGCCACAATTGCCCGAGATGGCCAGCTTGAGACATTTGAAAAAGTGGAGGTATCGTATGGGACAATCGCAAAAGCGTtacatgcatatactcatGGCA TACTA CGCCCCTCGCATTCGTCCTACTTTGTTATCTACTCCGATGGCCCACAGTTCGTCACCCACCTTCCCCTATGTCATTTCCGCTTGTTGGCAATCTGCTTTCGATTCCACCTGGATGAGTATATTGCATTTGCAAAACTTGGAGAAGAACTCAAAT CCGATATGGTCTTCCTCAAGATTTTCAGTCAGAAAATCATCGTGCTAAATTCTACGGACGTTGCTACAGAAATTCTCGACAAGCGTTCCGCATTCCATTCCGACCGCCCTTTTATCCCATGGTTGCAGATGCATCATT TTAGCGATACACAACATATTATCGGCAACGATGCAAACTC GTTTTCTTGTAAATTTATTCCCATCACTCTTATACATGCCAACTGGTTCCCTTGGACTCGTTGGAAGCGCACAGGAAAGGAGTGGGGAGTACAGCAGGAAAAAGCTAAGGCCATGCCATATGAGTGGTTGAAGCAACAAGTT GCCAATGGATCGCATCAACCTTCTTTACTAGCCCCTTTAGTAAAAGACCACGAAATGTTATCGAACCTGACCTCCAGCGAGAAAGACGAACTACTGAAGGAAGTTGGGATTGTACTATTCGCAG GCGGAACTGATACTGTAAGATCTCCCAA CTTTGTGGCCGCAATGATTTTAAACCCAGATGTGCAAGAAAAGGCTCAGAGGGAGCTTGACGCTGTGCTTGGACACACTACCTTGCCCGAAATGTCACACAAGGAGCGGTTGCCATACACTCGGAATCTAATTGAAGAAGTGTTCCGGTTATACCCGTTGTCCCACTTG CAATGTCCCGGAGCTCATTTCGCTGAGGCTTCGATATTTATGATCGTTGCATCACTGCTTACTACGTTTACCTTCTCGAGGAAGAGAACAGAAGACGGCCAGGAGATTGTACCACAAATGGAAGCAGAACGTGACTCGATGATGCT TGAATTGAAGCCGTTTGATTTCGAGATTCGA AACGTCCATAACCCCCCTCGCGCGAACCCAGTACAAGATGGCGAAGCAAAAAAGAATGAGACCGAGGCCGAAGGAAAGGCCCCGGAGCGAAAAGGCCCTGCCGTGATTGGGATTAATTTTGGAAACGCGTACGCGTCCATTGCAGTTATCAATAAT GAAGGCGAGCCGGATTGCATTGCCAACGAAGATGGCGAGAGGCAGATCGCTGCCGCATTGTCGTACTTTGGGCTCGAAGAG TACATTGGGAATCAAGCAAAACCTCAGCTCGTCAAAAATTCCCAAAATACCATAACTAACTTCCGGAATCAACTAGGAAAAAA GCCCATCTACATCGGCGCCTATCATCGACCACGAAGACCACCCGCATATAAAGTCACGATCCTTACTCCAGCACCCCCGCCTTCTGCAGCACCTACGCCTAAAGCTACTCCGCTGCCCACGCGCCCTGCATCGCCAATTCCCCAAGAAAAAACACTCACAGCGCACGATGTGTCTGTATTATTCCTCAAATCCTTACTCCAGTCTGCCGTAGACTTCCTTGGTCGACCGATAGAGGGCGCTGTGTTGAGC CGCGCGGCAGAGGAAGCAGGGATCAAGGTGCTTCAGCTTCTCGATGAggcggcagcagcagcgTTGGCATACACCGACGCGCCCCCCGTTGAGGATGCCAGTCATGCTCTCAAATCGGACGACAAGACTACTTTGGTTGTTGATCTCGGAGCAGCCTCCTTGTCACTTACGTTGTTGTCCTCGAAACAAGGGCTCTCATGCGCTGTCGAAAGTCTGAAAGACGGGCGTAGATTTCAGCGGGACTTTGAACCGACTACGTTTCGATATGTTG TTGACGAGGTCAAGAAGCTTCTCGATTCGGCTGGTGTGGATCCCATTCTCGTTGACGAGGTTATCCTCGTCGGTGGTAGTGCTGCCTTGCCAGGTTTGGCAGAGAGACTCGAGGGGCTATTTGGCGAAAACACCGCAATCAGGAGCGAGATCGACCCGGGTCAG GGTGTGTCGGCTCCTGTCACCTCGAAAATCCTTGCGCTTGTGTTTGCGGGAGACGACTCGACTGAAACTGGATCCCACTTGTCGCCGCCGGAACCCCTCTCCCAGCTCGACGAGTCCTCC AAGGTTGCTGTTGAGCaggacgaggacgacgaagaggaaCCAGAAGAGGAGGAGATCCGAACGCGCATCGTTAAGAAGGATAGTGCGCTTGGTGGTGGTGTAGTTGAtatcaagggcaagaaggGTGCGAAGCTACTTGTGCAGGCGATTGTTAGCGCCGAGGGCAAGGTTGAC TCTTTGAACAAGATCCCTCGTGTCTATCCGTTTATGCTGGGATATGGTGGAATGGGCAGGATTGACCTCGATGCGGTCGCAAACCAACCTG AAGCGACGCTGGGAGCAGAAACGCCACCCTCGTCAATGAGCGAGACTCTGGTTGAGCAAGTACCCGAGGAGACTGATCAAGTAGCAATGGGAGTTAACTCTGCTCTAGTGACTTCCAGTGTGCCGCAGACACTTGTTCCAATTCAGACAACTCCTATAGCTCTCCTAACTTCCACCCCAATAACTTTCTCTGTTTCTGTTGCGGTGTCGGCAACTTCTACGACTACATCCTCAGTCCCACTCGCCGCTTTGATCACATCTTCTGTTGCAGTATCGACGAGCGCTCCTGCTCCCAGTAGCATGGTAGCAGCCGTTACCGTATTGGCAACATCGGAGACCACTTCAAGCCCATTTTCCCCGGTCTCCCCCTCAGTGGTTGAAATTATCACCTCAGTTTCTCTTGTTCCTTCTCCGTCGGTTACAAGCGCGACCCAGGCGCTCAAACAGAAATATCCTTACGCCCTCTACGTCGCATTCGGACTCGTAATTCTCATCCTCCTATGCGCTATCTGTGCTTCAATTGCATGGGTCCTGCGCAGGAGGCGCAAGCGGAAAGAAGCGGAAAATGATCTATGGATTGGGAGTGTACTAAATGACGAACCCGATGGTAAGGATGGATATGAACTCGAGAAGGGCGTAGATGAGGGAGGCCCCGGAATGGCCGGAGTGGGAGCAGTGCGCAGAGAAGCGACCTACCCACCACTCACGCCTCCTTTGCTCAATACTTGGCACTCCCAGGATACGCCTATGCCCAACAATAGAAATAGCACTTCTGGCGCCCTTTATGGATTTACCCCAGCTCACGTTCGTCAACCGTGGCGGCATTCCTCTCTGCTCCAGAGAG ACCCAAATGGAGGATTGACATTGGACACCCGAGGTATTGGTCCTGAGGGACGCGTCTCGTACCCCAACCCCCATGCTGCACTGGCTTCTGCCGCCCCATCTCATTATTCGTACGGGCGCGAGGGGCCCTTTGCGGTCACCAATCTCATGCCCGGGGATATTTCTAGCCGAGCCAGCGAGACAAGTTTAGGACGACAGACGAGTGAAGCGAGCCTGACTCGACTGGCTCCTGGATTGAGGAATAACGATAAAGGAAGACCCGCTCGACCACTGGGACTCCCTACCGGGCGTCTGGACGACCCAAACCCATGGAGACGTTATGAAGGGGTCGAGAACCGGGGTGGCTCGATGGGGACTGGGAATCGTGTCAACGACAAGGGTTGGGGGGATGCTCTCAGGTCTGGAATCTACTCGGCCGTCGGAAGGATAGTCGGGGTGGAGGAAACCAAGCTTGCAGAGACCAAGGAGGCCAAATCTGCTGAGCAAGAAAAGGACCGATTTACAGAGTTGGTGCAACGGAGGTACCCTCGTAGGGAACGGGGGGCGAATCCAAAGAAAGCCCTCTCAGATTGTGACAACGCTCGCACCGGGATTTACGACGGCAGATCCCATGGCAGTAGCAACAGTCCTGAATCTTCTGCACTCGCTCAGTCCGGATCTTCGCCCGACGCGATTAAATCAGGAGATGCCCGCCCAATAGATTGGCTCGAACGTGAACCTGGACAGCACATGATTCCGGATTCCCGCGGCTGGATCGTTGAAGAATTTCCAGGTGGATCAATGGGAAAGATTCATATAATTGCTACAGGGGCGAGAGATAGGATTCTCCGTCGACTTGGGTCAAACTCGAGCGTAGCTACTTGGACAACCGTCTATTCGACGGATACAGACCCGGTGTTCAGCTCCGAGTCTGCTACCACAACGCGAGCGAATACTATCGCCACATCTCGGAGAGATACGATCTCGACCCGGAGGAGTGGGTGCGTAGGTATGAATAGGAGCCGGGAACTCAGCACTACCTCGAGTGATTGGGATACGATGAATATGGCCAAAGCTTTGGAAATGTCCTTGGCTGGCAGGCCCAGGGACAATGAGCGTAGACATTAG